CGCCGTTACAGTTCCGGCTTGCATCCGATGCCGATGCGCGTGGACACGCGCCCTGGCACGCCCTGGAGTTCACCGCTTTGCTAACCATACTGCGCGAGGCCGGCTGGCCGATCTGGCCCCTGCTGGCGACATCCGTGCTGGGTCTGGCCCTGATATTCGAGCGCCTGCTGTCCCTGCGCCGCGGGCTGGTCATGCCGCGCGGCCTGACCGAACAGGTCGCCGACATGCTGCGCAACCACCAGGACACGCCCGAGTCCCTCGGCAAGCTGGAACGCAACTCCCCACTGGGCCGCGTATTGGTCGACGTCATCCGCCACCGCCACCTGCCGCGCGAGGAACTGCGCAGCGCGGTCGAGGACACCGGCCGCGCCGTCGCCCATGACCTCAGCCGCTACATCGCCGCCATCGGCACCATCGCCATGGTGGCGCCCTTGATGGGCCTGTTCGGCACCGTGGTGGGCATGATCGAGATCTTCGGTTCCTACACGCCCGGCGGCGGCGACCCGGCCCAAATGGCCCGGGGCATCTCCATCGCCCTGTACAACACGGGCTTCGGCATCCTGATCGCCATTCCCGCCATGATCGCCCACCGCTACCTGCGCGGCCGCGTCGACGGCTACCTCAGCGCCATGGAGCAGGCCGCCGCCCGCCTGGCGCGCGCGGTCGCGCCCGGCCACGCCCATCCGCCCGGCCGCCACGAGGCGCGTCCATGAATTTCCGCGGTTCCCGCGGCGAGCGCGATGAGCTGGACATCAATCTGATCCCGCTCATCGACGTGCTGCTGGTCATCCTGATCTTCCTGGCCGCCTCCACGTCCTTCGCGCGCTTCACCCAGCTCAAGGTCACCCTGCCCCAGGCTTCGGCCGAGCAGGACACGCCGCCCGCGCTGGAAGTCGCCATCAGCCAGGACGGGCGCTACGCGCTCAACGGCACCCTGATCGACGTGTCCACGCCGCCCGAGATCGCCGACGCGCTGCGCCAGGCCGCGGCCGGCAAGACCGAGCCGCTGGTCGTCATCAACGCCGACGCGCAAGCCACGCACCAGTCCGTGATCAACGTCATGGAAGCCGCCCGGCTGGCGGGCATCGGCCGCGTCAATTTCGCCGCCCAGACCGCCCGGTGAGCGCCCCTGGATCCTCCGCCACGCTGCTCGCGCGCCAGTGGCAGCACGGCGGCTGGCTCTCGACCCTGCTGCTGCCGCTGTCGGCGCTGACCGCCTGGGCGGTCGCGCGAAAGCGCGCCCGATACCGCGACGGACGCCTGCCGGCTTACCGCGCACCGGTGCCGGTGGTGGTGATCGGCAACGTCTATGTAGGCGGCACGGGCAAGACGCCCATGGTGATCGCCACCGTCGAGGGACTGCGCGCGCGCGGCTTCAATCCGGGCGTGGTCAGCCGAGGCTACGGCGCGAAGATCGGCCCCGAGCCGCGCGTCGGACAGGGCGCGGCGCTGGCCGCGTCGGCATTCGGCGACGAGCCCGCCCTGATCGCGCGCGCCAGCGGCGCGCCGGTCTCGGTGCATCCCAAGCGCGCGCTGGCTGCCCAGGCGCTGCTGCGCGCGCATCCCGACGTGGACGTGATCGTCTCGGACGACGGCCTGCAACACCTGGCGCTGGCGCGCGATGTGGAAATCGTGGTGCAGGACGAGCGCGGGATCGGCAATGGCCGCCTGCTGCCGGCCGGCCCGCTGCGCGAACCGGCCAGCCGGCTGCGCGAAGTGGACGCGGTGGTGACCAATGTCGGCGTGCCCGGCCCGCCGGAAGCCGCTCCGGCGGCGCGGCCGCGCCAGGCCCGGATGTGGCTGGAACCCGGCGACGCGCGCCAGATCGAGGGCGGCGCGACCCGTCCGCTGGCGGCGTTCGCCGGCAGGCCGGGCGTGGCCGCCGCGGCCGGCATCGGCAATCCGCAGCGCTTCTTCGCGACGCTGCGCGGCGCCGGCATCACGCCCGAGCCCGCGCTGGCGTTGCCTGACCACCATGACTACGCGCAGTCCCCATTCCGGGACTGGCATGCCGAGAGCATCCTGGTCACATCCAAGGACGCCATCAAGTGCGCGGCGCTGCATGATGCGCGCCTGTGGGAAGTGCCGGTGCGAGCCCGCTACTCGGATCCCCAGCTGTTCGAATGGCTGGCGCAGGCGCTGCGCCAGCTTCCCGCCCGCCGCTAGCGCAGCGCGGCGGGCGGACCGACGCTCGTTGCAGGTCGGCCCCTCTCCATCTCAGAAGAACGCCGGCTTGGCCGCGCTGCGGCGCGCCGAGTATTCGTCCAAGGCCCGCCGGCGCGCGCCCGCCTGCCGCAGGCGGATCACGGCCAGCGGCAGATGCACCAGCACCAGCAGCGCTGCCAGCAGCAGCCATGCCGTGTAGGCCAGCGACGACCATGGCTCATCCAGGCTGCGTTCCGAGTCCACGCTCAGCTCCAGCAGGCCCGACGCGTCGCGGCGCACGCCAGACACCAGACCATCCACCCGGAACGGCAGCGGCTCGCCCTGGGCCACGATGCGCGACTGGCGGCTCCATGACGACAGCAGGTCTTCCTCGTTCTTGGCGATGATGCTGGGCAACATCGCATGCGGCCCCGGCCAGACGCGCAGCGCCACGCCGCCGGTCTGGCTTGCCTGCGCCGCCGCGGCCGCGCGGTTCATGGCCTGCATGATGGCCGGAAAGGCGCTGGAGCGGGCCCGCGCGCGAACCGTCTCGGCATTGCGCGAGATGATGGCGGACTCGTCGTTCAAGCCCTTGCGCTTGAACGCGCCGTCTTGCGCCAGCTTGAGCAGCTCGGCCCAGTTCTTGGGCTCGTCGTCGGCGAACAGCAGATGCTCGACCAGCGCCGCTTTCAACGCACCGCAGGCGTCCGCCGCATCGCGGCCGGCCACGGCGCAGCCGCGTTCCACCGCCAGCACGGTATCGGTCAGGCCCGAGACGCGGTAGAACGACAGGCCGCGCATGTTGTAGGCGGCCATGGGATTGGTCCGCATGCGCTGCGCCACCTGACTCTGCAACAGCATGTCCAGCATGGGATTGGCGCGCGTCCTCAGGAATTCGCCGGTATGCAGCGCCATGATGGCCGGATCAATTTCCAGCTCCGGCACCGTCGGCGCCGCGCCGCCCCAGCGCAGCCGGTCGCAATCGGCGCGCGCCGCCTGCTCGCTCGTGCCCTGCACCAGCTCGCAACGGGCCGCGCCGCGCAGCGACACGGGCTGGCCGAATCCGGGCGGATCCTGCGCCAGCGCCTCGGCCGAGGCATAGCTGCGCGGACCGTCGCTTTGCACCCAGGCGCGCGTCAGCGCCAGGTCGCCCGGCAGGTTCGGCGCCACGGCCCACAGCGCGCCCAGCGCCGCCAGACCGGTCAGCGCCAGCGTCATGTGGCGGCCCCAGAACACGCGCGGGAACAGGCGCTGCTCTTCATCCACGGAATAATTGCCGCCCAGCCGCAGCACCGCGTAGTCCTGCACGCGCAGGTCCATGTCGACGCGTCCGTCGTCGGGCAGTTGCAGATTGGCGCGCCAATGGTCCGGCAGGTTGACGGGCAGCTTGTCGCCCAGGAACAGCTGGGTGGACACGGTCTGGGAATTGGACGGATTGCTCAGCACGATGGCGTTCAACTCGCCGCGCGCGCGGTTCACCTTCTGCGGCGCGGCCGGCGCGGGCCGGCGCCAGGTCAGCCACAAGGCCAGCGCGGCCAGCGCTCCCGCGCCGGCGGCGAACGGCATGCCCCCGCCCCCGCCCGCCAGCCCCAGGCACAGGAAGGCCAGGGCCCACAGCACCGACACCCAGAAGCCGAAACCGCGCCCCTGACGCGCGGCCACTTCGGCCGGCGTCTCGTCGCGCTGCGCCAGGATCTCGACCCGCGTGGCGTCGTCCAGCTCGCGCTCGGCCTGGGCCAGCTGCTCGGCCGTGGGCGGCGCCTCGTCCGCCTCGGGCGGGTCGACCTCCAGGTCGACGACGTTCTGCAGGGCGCCCGTCCGGCCGCTGTTCCACTGCTGGTCCTGCTTCTGCCGGCGCAGCTCGCGCTCGCGCCCGCCAGCCAGGTCGAACTCGCCGTTCAAGGCCACCACGATGGCGAATTTCTCGGTGAGCACCACTTCGGCATGGTTGTTCTCGACCAGATAGCTGCGCGCGTCGTAGGGCAGCACCACATCGACATCGCCCAGCGTGTCGTGCATGGTGCTGCCGCCCTGGCTGGCCTCGATGCCGTGGCGCACGAAAGCGCCGTGCAGCGGATAGACGCCGTCGTTGATCAGCTGCGCCTGCTTCTTCGGCTTGGCCGGGTCGAACAGGAAGGGCTGCACCAAGGCCTGCTCTTCGTCCGTCATGCGCCGCGCGGGCTGGCCGTCCCGCCGCAAGTCGCGCAGGGCGCCCTTGTTGTCGCTGCGCCGGGCCATGTAGGTGATGCCGCTGTAGATCGACCAGATCAGGATGATGAGCATCAGCCCCAGCTTGAGCATATTCAGATCCATCGTGCCTCTTTCCTCTGCATGTGATCGCGGCGGATGATAACGACGATCCGTCCCGCAATAGGGCTGAACCTACTTCAAAATATGACATTGCTTAACAATTGAAGGGGTTCGCCCCAATGCCGGCGGCGACGATCCGCCTGGCTGCGACCTGCCGGGCATCAGGCTTTTCGCCGCGCCCGCCGGCTTGCCGCCCGCCAAACTGTTTTAGAATCCCGGACATGGAATCCCGCCTTCTCGACATCCTCGTCTGCCCCCTGTGCAAGGGCCGCCTCGAACATGACCGGCAGCACGCCGAGCTGGTCTGCCGCGCCGACCGGCTGGCCTTCCCGGTGCGCGACGGCATTCC
The Achromobacter sp. AONIH1 DNA segment above includes these coding regions:
- a CDS encoding MotA/TolQ/ExbB proton channel family protein; translated protein: MLTILREAGWPIWPLLATSVLGLALIFERLLSLRRGLVMPRGLTEQVADMLRNHQDTPESLGKLERNSPLGRVLVDVIRHRHLPREELRSAVEDTGRAVAHDLSRYIAAIGTIAMVAPLMGLFGTVVGMIEIFGSYTPGGGDPAQMARGISIALYNTGFGILIAIPAMIAHRYLRGRVDGYLSAMEQAAARLARAVAPGHAHPPGRHEARP
- a CDS encoding biopolymer transporter ExbD, which codes for MNFRGSRGERDELDINLIPLIDVLLVILIFLAASTSFARFTQLKVTLPQASAEQDTPPALEVAISQDGRYALNGTLIDVSTPPEIADALRQAAAGKTEPLVVINADAQATHQSVINVMEAARLAGIGRVNFAAQTAR
- the lpxK gene encoding tetraacyldisaccharide 4'-kinase, translating into MSAPGSSATLLARQWQHGGWLSTLLLPLSALTAWAVARKRARYRDGRLPAYRAPVPVVVIGNVYVGGTGKTPMVIATVEGLRARGFNPGVVSRGYGAKIGPEPRVGQGAALAASAFGDEPALIARASGAPVSVHPKRALAAQALLRAHPDVDVIVSDDGLQHLALARDVEIVVQDERGIGNGRLLPAGPLREPASRLREVDAVVTNVGVPGPPEAAPAARPRQARMWLEPGDARQIEGGATRPLAAFAGRPGVAAAAGIGNPQRFFATLRGAGITPEPALALPDHHDYAQSPFRDWHAESILVTSKDAIKCAALHDARLWEVPVRARYSDPQLFEWLAQALRQLPARR
- a CDS encoding IgaA/UmoB family intracellular growth attenuator, yielding MDLNMLKLGLMLIILIWSIYSGITYMARRSDNKGALRDLRRDGQPARRMTDEEQALVQPFLFDPAKPKKQAQLINDGVYPLHGAFVRHGIEASQGGSTMHDTLGDVDVVLPYDARSYLVENNHAEVVLTEKFAIVVALNGEFDLAGGRERELRRQKQDQQWNSGRTGALQNVVDLEVDPPEADEAPPTAEQLAQAERELDDATRVEILAQRDETPAEVAARQGRGFGFWVSVLWALAFLCLGLAGGGGGMPFAAGAGALAALALWLTWRRPAPAAPQKVNRARGELNAIVLSNPSNSQTVSTQLFLGDKLPVNLPDHWRANLQLPDDGRVDMDLRVQDYAVLRLGGNYSVDEEQRLFPRVFWGRHMTLALTGLAALGALWAVAPNLPGDLALTRAWVQSDGPRSYASAEALAQDPPGFGQPVSLRGAARCELVQGTSEQAARADCDRLRWGGAAPTVPELEIDPAIMALHTGEFLRTRANPMLDMLLQSQVAQRMRTNPMAAYNMRGLSFYRVSGLTDTVLAVERGCAVAGRDAADACGALKAALVEHLLFADDEPKNWAELLKLAQDGAFKRKGLNDESAIISRNAETVRARARSSAFPAIMQAMNRAAAAAQASQTGGVALRVWPGPHAMLPSIIAKNEEDLLSSWSRQSRIVAQGEPLPFRVDGLVSGVRRDASGLLELSVDSERSLDEPWSSLAYTAWLLLAALLVLVHLPLAVIRLRQAGARRRALDEYSARRSAAKPAFF
- a CDS encoding Trm112 family protein, with translation MESRLLDILVCPLCKGRLEHDRQHAELVCRADRLAFPVRDGIPVMLEGEARSLDDAPAS